The Clostridioides difficile genome has a segment encoding these proteins:
- a CDS encoding DNA-directed RNA polymerase subunit alpha: MIEIEKPKVDIVELSEDYRYGKFVIEPLERGYGITIGNTLRRILLSSLPGVAVNAIKIDGVLHEFSTIPGVKEDVTEIILTLKELSATIDGEGSRTLKIEAQGPCSITGADIICPPDVEILSKDLAIATLDDNAKFNMEIFVDKGRGYVSAEENKTENVPIGVLPVDSIYTPVEKVSYHVENTRVGQKTDYDKLVLEVWTNGSINPQEGISLAAKVLVEHLNLFIDLTEHVSSVEIMVEKEEDQKEKVLEMTIEELDLSVRSYNCLKRAGINTVEELANKSEDDMMKVRNLGKKSLEEVIQKLEELGLGLKPSEE; encoded by the coding sequence ATGATAGAAATAGAAAAGCCAAAAGTAGATATAGTTGAGCTTAGCGAAGACTATAGATATGGTAAGTTTGTTATAGAACCTCTAGAAAGAGGATATGGAATAACTATAGGTAACACACTAAGAAGAATATTATTATCATCTTTACCAGGTGTAGCGGTAAATGCTATAAAAATAGATGGAGTTCTTCATGAATTCTCTACAATACCTGGTGTTAAAGAAGATGTTACAGAGATAATATTAACTTTAAAAGAGCTTTCAGCAACTATAGACGGTGAAGGAAGTAGAACACTTAAAATAGAGGCTCAAGGACCATGCTCTATCACAGGTGCAGATATAATCTGTCCTCCAGATGTTGAAATATTAAGCAAAGACTTAGCAATAGCTACATTAGATGATAATGCCAAGTTTAATATGGAAATATTTGTAGATAAAGGTAGAGGTTATGTTTCTGCTGAAGAAAATAAAACAGAGAATGTTCCAATAGGTGTTTTACCTGTGGATTCAATATATACTCCTGTTGAGAAAGTTAGTTATCATGTGGAAAACACAAGAGTTGGTCAAAAAACAGATTATGATAAATTAGTACTAGAAGTTTGGACTAATGGTAGTATAAACCCTCAAGAAGGTATATCATTAGCTGCAAAGGTATTAGTTGAGCATTTAAATCTATTTATAGACTTAACTGAGCATGTAAGTAGTGTTGAAATCATGGTAGAAAAAGAAGAAGATCAAAAAGAAAAAGTTCTTGAAATGACTATAGAAGAATTAGATTTATCAGTTAGATCGTACAACTGTTTAAAGAGAGCGGGAATTAACACAGTTGAAGAATTAGCCAATAAGTCTGAAGACGATATGATGAAGGTTAGAAACCTAGGTAAAAAATCATTAGAAGAAGTAATACAAAAACTAGAAGAACTTGGGCTAGGTTTAAAACCAAGTGAAGAATAG
- the rpsD gene encoding 30S ribosomal protein S4 — protein sequence MARYTGASCRQCRREGMKLFLKGDRCYTDKCAIVKRNYAPGQHGQGRKKVSNYGLQLREKQKVKRIYGVLETQFRNLYERAENMPGKSGENLLSLLERRLDNVVYRMGLASSRKEARQLVTHGHFTLNGNKVDIASITVKVGDVIEVKEKSRSSAKFKNLVEVNSRIAPKWLEANVEGMTAKVVGVPTREDIDLEIAEHLIIELYSK from the coding sequence ATGGCAAGATATACAGGTGCATCATGTAGACAATGCCGTAGAGAGGGAATGAAATTATTCCTTAAAGGTGATAGATGTTATACAGACAAATGTGCTATAGTTAAAAGAAACTATGCTCCAGGTCAACATGGCCAAGGGAGAAAGAAAGTTTCTAACTATGGATTACAATTAAGAGAAAAACAAAAAGTTAAAAGAATATATGGAGTTTTAGAAACTCAATTTAGAAATTTATACGAACGTGCTGAAAACATGCCTGGAAAATCAGGTGAGAACTTATTAAGTTTATTAGAGAGAAGATTAGACAATGTAGTTTACAGAATGGGACTAGCGTCTTCTAGAAAAGAAGCTAGACAATTAGTAACTCATGGTCATTTCACTTTAAATGGAAATAAAGTAGATATAGCTTCAATAACAGTTAAAGTTGGAGATGTGATAGAAGTTAAAGAAAAATCAAGATCTTCTGCAAAATTCAAAAATTTAGTAGAAGTTAACTCAAGAATAGCTCCTAAATGGTTAGAAGCTAATGTAGAAGGAATGACAGCAAAAGTAGTTGGTGTTCCAACAAGAGAAGATATAGATCTTGAAATAGCAGAGCACTTAATCATAGAACTTTACTCTAAATAA
- the rpsK gene encoding 30S ribosomal protein S11, protein MAKPKKKVTRVRRRERKNIERGHAHIQSTFNNTIITLTDVHGNAISWASSGQLGFKGSRKSTPFASQMAAETAAKAAMEHGLKSVEVFVKGPGSGREAAIRALQATGLEVTMIKDVTPIPHNGCRPPKRRRV, encoded by the coding sequence ATGGCTAAACCAAAAAAGAAAGTTACACGTGTTAGAAGAAGAGAACGTAAAAATATAGAACGTGGTCATGCTCATATACAGTCAACTTTCAACAATACAATAATAACTTTAACTGACGTTCATGGAAATGCTATATCTTGGGCAAGTTCAGGACAATTAGGATTCAAAGGATCAAGAAAATCAACTCCATTTGCATCTCAAATGGCTGCTGAAACAGCTGCAAAAGCTGCGATGGAACACGGATTAAAAAGTGTTGAGGTATTCGTAAAGGGGCCAGGTTCAGGAAGAGAAGCTGCTATAAGAGCTTTACAAGCAACTGGACTAGAAGTAACTATGATAAAAGACGTTACTCCAATCCCACATAATGGATGTAGACCACCAAAGAGAAGAAGAGTGTAA
- the rpsM gene encoding 30S ribosomal protein S13, translated as MARIAGVDLPREKRAEIGLTYIYGIGKATANEILAKAEINPDTRIKDLSEDQVNDLRKVIDDDFLVEGDLRREIALNIKRLRDIKCYRGIRHGKGLPLRGQRTKTNARTRKGPRKTVSRKKKK; from the coding sequence ATGGCAAGAATAGCTGGGGTAGATTTACCTAGAGAAAAAAGAGCGGAGATAGGCTTAACTTATATATATGGTATAGGTAAAGCAACTGCTAACGAAATATTAGCTAAAGCTGAGATAAATCCAGATACAAGAATAAAAGATTTATCAGAAGATCAAGTTAATGATTTAAGAAAAGTTATAGATGACGATTTCTTAGTTGAAGGTGACTTAAGAAGAGAAATTGCTTTAAACATAAAGAGATTAAGAGATATAAAATGTTATAGAGGAATTAGACATGGTAAAGGTCTTCCATTAAGAGGACAAAGAACTAAAACTAATGCTAGAACTAGAAAAGGTCCTAGAAAAACAGTATCTCGTAAAAAGAAAAAATAA
- the rpmJ gene encoding 50S ribosomal protein L36 produces MKVRPSVKPICEKCKVIKRKGKVMVICENPKHKQKQG; encoded by the coding sequence ATGAAAGTTAGACCATCAGTAAAACCAATATGTGAAAAATGCAAAGTAATAAAAAGAAAAGGAAAAGTAATGGTTATCTGTGAAAATCCAAAGCATAAGCAAAAACAAGGATAA
- the infA gene encoding translation initiation factor IF-1: MAKKDVIELEGTVSEALPNAMFKVKLENGHEILCHISGKLRMNFIRILEGDKVNVELSPYDLTRGRITWRKK; this comes from the coding sequence ATGGCCAAAAAAGATGTTATAGAATTAGAAGGTACAGTTTCAGAAGCTTTACCTAATGCTATGTTCAAAGTTAAACTAGAAAATGGACATGAGATATTATGCCACATTTCTGGAAAGCTAAGAATGAACTTCATAAGAATTCTTGAAGGTGACAAGGTGAATGTTGAACTTTCTCCATATGACCTTACAAGAGGAAGAATCACTTGGCGTAAGAAGTAG
- a CDS encoding KOW domain-containing protein, giving the protein MLSDNLSIGQVVKVSLGRDQGNLFFVVKIINNEYVLIADGKKRKLDKPKLKKVKHLKKYNFINDEVRKRVVSGQEITDSFLRAELTKLN; this is encoded by the coding sequence GTGCTATCAGATAATTTAAGTATAGGTCAAGTTGTTAAGGTTTCATTAGGTCGAGATCAAGGGAATTTATTTTTCGTAGTCAAGATAATTAATAATGAATATGTATTAATAGCTGATGGAAAGAAAAGAAAACTTGACAAACCTAAGTTAAAGAAAGTTAAGCACTTAAAAAAATATAATTTTATTAATGATGAAGTTAGAAAAAGAGTAGTATCTGGACAAGAGATTACAGATTCTTTTTTAAGAGCTGAACTTACTAAGTTAAATTAG
- the map gene encoding type I methionyl aminopeptidase: protein MIILKSKKEIELLREAGKIVADTHEVLRKAISPGISTLELDKIAEENIRKYNAEPSFKGYGGFPGSICASINREVVHGIPGGTLLKEGDIVSLDIGAYYKGYHGDSAKTHGVGMISEEDRKLIEVTRESFYEGIKFAKLGYRLSDISHAVQTHVEKHGFSVVRDLVGHGVGANLHEDPQVPNYGLPGKGPRLREGMVIAIEPMVNAGRYHVKTLSDGWTTVTIDGKKSAHYEHTIAITEHEPLILTKL, encoded by the coding sequence ATGATTATCTTGAAATCAAAGAAAGAAATAGAACTTCTAAGAGAAGCAGGCAAAATTGTTGCTGATACTCATGAAGTTTTAAGAAAAGCTATTTCTCCGGGAATATCTACTTTAGAATTAGATAAAATAGCTGAAGAGAATATAAGAAAATACAATGCTGAACCTTCCTTTAAAGGATATGGAGGTTTTCCAGGAAGTATATGTGCTTCTATAAATAGAGAAGTTGTACATGGAATTCCAGGTGGAACTCTATTAAAAGAAGGAGACATTGTAAGCTTAGATATAGGAGCCTATTATAAAGGATATCATGGTGATTCTGCGAAAACTCATGGAGTAGGCATGATATCTGAAGAAGATAGGAAATTAATAGAAGTAACTAGAGAAAGCTTCTATGAAGGAATAAAATTTGCTAAATTAGGATATAGACTTTCGGATATCTCACACGCAGTACAAACACACGTTGAGAAACATGGTTTCTCAGTAGTTAGGGATTTGGTAGGACATGGAGTTGGAGCAAATCTTCATGAAGATCCACAAGTACCTAATTATGGACTCCCAGGAAAAGGACCAAGACTTAGAGAAGGAATGGTTATTGCTATAGAGCCAATGGTTAATGCAGGTCGTTATCATGTAAAGACTCTATCAGATGGGTGGACGACTGTTACAATAGATGGAAAAAAATCAGCTCATTATGAGCATACGATAGCAATTACTGAACATGAACCTTTGATATTGACAAAGTTGTAA
- a CDS encoding adenylate kinase: MRIILLGPPGAGKGTQAAGIVEKYNIPHISTGDIFRKNIKEGTELGKKAKEYMDQGLLVPDELTVGLVTDRISQEDCKNGFMLDGFPRNVAQGEHLDVFLKNAGIVLDKVVNIEVDKSILVSRAVGRRICKSCGATYHVEFNPPKVKGVCDVCQGELYQRADDNEETVSKRIQVYLDETKPLVEYYSKQGIIADIKGDQAIDKVFEDIVAALGSGK, from the coding sequence ATGAGAATAATATTACTTGGACCTCCAGGTGCTGGTAAAGGTACTCAGGCGGCAGGAATAGTAGAAAAATACAATATACCTCATATATCAACAGGAGATATATTCAGAAAGAATATAAAAGAGGGAACAGAACTTGGAAAAAAAGCTAAAGAATACATGGACCAAGGTTTATTAGTACCAGATGAGTTAACTGTAGGTTTAGTTACTGATAGAATATCTCAAGAAGACTGTAAAAATGGATTTATGTTAGATGGATTTCCAAGAAATGTGGCACAAGGTGAGCATTTAGATGTATTCTTAAAAAATGCTGGTATAGTACTAGATAAAGTTGTCAATATTGAAGTTGATAAGAGCATATTAGTATCTAGAGCAGTTGGTAGAAGAATATGCAAGTCTTGTGGAGCTACTTATCATGTTGAGTTTAATCCTCCTAAAGTAAAAGGTGTATGTGATGTATGCCAAGGAGAATTATATCAAAGAGCTGATGACAATGAAGAAACTGTATCTAAGAGAATACAAGTTTATCTAGATGAAACTAAGCCTTTAGTAGAATATTATAGCAAACAAGGTATAATAGCTGATATAAAAGGTGACCAGGCAATAGATAAAGTATTTGAAGATATTGTTGCAGCTTTAGGAAGTGGAAAATAA
- the secY gene encoding preprotein translocase subunit SecY, which translates to MLSKLKQAWKIKAVRKKVMYTLMMIVIFRIGTTIPVPGIDTSIIQKMVGGNSLLSLYNMFTGGAFSNFSLFALGISPYITASIIIQLLTVGFESLAELQKSGEEGKKKINKYTKYTALALAVVQALGITLGIVRSALISNSVFFITTVVITLVSASMLVMWIGDKITEKGIGNGSSVIIFAGIISRIPTDVIKIAQQVKSGQVAPWVIILLIVVILLTVTGVTFIQEATRKIPVQYAKRVVGRKMYGGQSSHIPMKVNQSGVMPIIFASSLLAFPQTIAMFMGSDAQAFVQKYLSMATEQGFWTYRSIEILLIIFFSYFYTTVSFNTEDISKNMKNNGGFIPGIRPGEPTMDYLNRILTRLTLAGATFLAIIAMVPALTTHYMNVNMSLAGTSLLIVVGVALELKRQLESNLVMRSYQGFLK; encoded by the coding sequence GTGCTGTCAAAATTAAAACAAGCTTGGAAGATTAAAGCAGTAAGAAAAAAAGTAATGTATACACTTATGATGATCGTGATATTCAGAATAGGTACTACAATACCAGTTCCAGGTATAGACACTAGTATTATACAAAAGATGGTAGGCGGCAATAGTCTACTTTCTCTGTATAATATGTTCACTGGTGGAGCATTTAGTAACTTTTCACTATTTGCCTTGGGTATAAGTCCATATATCACTGCATCAATCATAATACAGCTTCTAACAGTAGGTTTTGAAAGTTTAGCAGAACTTCAAAAATCTGGTGAAGAAGGAAAGAAAAAAATCAATAAGTACACTAAATATACAGCACTAGCTCTAGCAGTTGTACAAGCTTTGGGAATTACATTAGGAATTGTAAGAAGTGCTTTAATATCAAATAGTGTGTTTTTTATCACAACTGTTGTAATCACATTAGTTTCAGCAAGTATGTTAGTAATGTGGATTGGGGACAAAATTACCGAAAAAGGAATTGGTAATGGTAGTTCAGTAATAATATTTGCAGGTATCATATCAAGAATACCAACAGATGTTATTAAAATCGCACAACAAGTTAAATCTGGTCAAGTTGCACCTTGGGTAATAATACTTCTAATTGTAGTTATATTACTTACAGTTACAGGAGTTACATTTATACAAGAAGCTACTAGAAAGATACCTGTACAATATGCTAAAAGAGTTGTTGGAAGAAAAATGTATGGAGGACAAAGTTCTCATATACCAATGAAAGTTAACCAATCAGGAGTTATGCCTATAATTTTTGCTAGTTCACTTTTAGCTTTTCCACAAACAATAGCTATGTTTATGGGTTCAGATGCTCAGGCTTTTGTTCAAAAATACTTAAGTATGGCAACAGAACAAGGATTTTGGACATACAGATCAATTGAAATTCTACTTATAATTTTCTTCTCATATTTTTATACGACTGTATCATTCAACACAGAAGATATATCTAAAAATATGAAAAATAATGGTGGATTTATACCAGGTATCAGACCAGGTGAACCTACTATGGATTATTTAAATAGAATCTTAACAAGATTAACTTTAGCTGGAGCTACTTTCTTAGCAATAATTGCTATGGTACCAGCTCTTACAACACATTATATGAATGTAAATATGAGTCTAGCTGGAACTTCATTGCTAATCGTTGTTGGGGTTGCTTTGGAACTTAAGAGACAGTTAGAGTCAAACTTAGTTATGAGAAGCTATCAAGGTTTCTTAAAATAA
- the rplO gene encoding 50S ribosomal protein L15 → MKLHELKPAEGAVRAKRRLGRGTATGQGKTAGRGQKGQWSRSGGGVRVGFEGGQMPLARRLPKRGFNNIFKKVYTEVNVEVLNRFENGTEITAELLKSTKTISKIGKDGIKILGEGNLEKALTVKAAKFTASAQEKIEKAGGKAELV, encoded by the coding sequence ATGAAGTTACATGAGTTAAAACCTGCTGAAGGTGCAGTAAGAGCTAAAAGAAGATTAGGTAGAGGTACTGCAACTGGACAAGGTAAAACTGCAGGACGTGGACAAAAAGGTCAATGGTCTCGTTCTGGTGGTGGAGTAAGAGTAGGGTTCGAAGGTGGACAAATGCCACTAGCTAGAAGACTTCCTAAGAGAGGTTTCAATAACATATTTAAGAAAGTTTACACAGAAGTTAATGTTGAAGTTTTAAATAGATTTGAAAATGGAACAGAAATAACTGCAGAATTATTAAAATCTACTAAAACTATAAGCAAAATAGGTAAAGATGGAATTAAAATCTTAGGCGAAGGTAATTTAGAAAAAGCTTTAACTGTTAAAGCTGCTAAGTTTACAGCTTCAGCTCAAGAAAAAATAGAAAAAGCTGGTGGAAAAGCAGAGTTAGTATAA
- the rpmD gene encoding 50S ribosomal protein L30 — MAKLQIKLVRSVIGTTPNQKKNVEALGLRKREQVIVKEDNAQIRGMIKKVSHLLEVTEIAE; from the coding sequence ATGGCTAAATTACAAATAAAATTAGTTAGAAGTGTTATAGGAACTACTCCTAACCAAAAAAAGAATGTTGAAGCGTTAGGATTAAGAAAAAGAGAACAAGTTATTGTAAAAGAAGACAATGCTCAAATAAGAGGTATGATAAAAAAAGTAAGTCATTTATTAGAAGTAACTGAAATAGCTGAATAA
- the rpsE gene encoding 30S ribosomal protein S5 has translation MLRRKPIDAGQLDLQEKVVEVRRVTKVVKGGRNFRFAALVVVGDENGHVGIGAGKAMEVPDAIKKAVEDAKKNLIVVPMVGTTIPHEVRGHFGAGNILIMPAIEGTGVIAGGPARAVLELAGLKDVRAKSLGSNNPRNMVNATIEGLNSLKTVEDIAKLRGKKVEELLG, from the coding sequence ATGCTACGTCGTAAGCCGATAGATGCAGGACAACTTGACTTACAAGAAAAAGTTGTTGAAGTAAGACGTGTTACTAAGGTTGTAAAAGGTGGTAGAAACTTCAGATTTGCAGCGTTAGTAGTTGTTGGAGATGAAAACGGACACGTTGGTATAGGTGCTGGGAAAGCAATGGAAGTACCAGACGCTATAAAAAAAGCAGTTGAAGATGCTAAGAAAAATCTAATAGTAGTACCAATGGTTGGAACTACAATTCCTCACGAAGTACGCGGACACTTTGGTGCTGGAAATATATTAATAATGCCTGCTATAGAAGGTACAGGAGTAATAGCTGGGGGACCTGCTAGAGCCGTACTAGAGTTAGCTGGACTAAAAGACGTTAGAGCTAAATCTTTAGGATCTAACAATCCAAGAAATATGGTAAATGCTACAATAGAAGGACTTAATTCTCTAAAAACAGTTGAAGATATAGCTAAACTTAGAGGTAAAAAAGTTGAAGAACTTCTAGGGTAA
- the rplR gene encoding 50S ribosomal protein L18: MLKKADKNANRLQRHKRVRRKISGTAQRPRLCVFRSANNIYAQIIDDTNRVTLVAASSLEAEVKSAVNHTGNKEAAKIVGELVAKKAVEKGITEVVFDRGGYLYHGRIQELAESAREAGLKF; this comes from the coding sequence GTGTTAAAAAAGGCTGATAAAAATGCTAATAGACTTCAAAGACATAAGAGAGTTCGTAGAAAAATAAGCGGTACTGCTCAAAGACCAAGATTATGTGTATTTAGAAGTGCTAACAATATATATGCTCAAATAATAGATGACACAAACAGAGTAACTCTAGTTGCTGCATCTTCTTTAGAAGCAGAAGTTAAGAGTGCTGTTAATCATACAGGAAACAAGGAAGCAGCTAAGATAGTTGGAGAATTAGTTGCTAAAAAAGCTGTTGAAAAAGGAATCACTGAAGTTGTATTTGACAGAGGTGGATACTTATATCATGGAAGAATTCAAGAATTAGCTGAAAGTGCTAGAGAAGCTGGTCTTAAGTTCTAA
- the rplF gene encoding 50S ribosomal protein L6, which yields MSRIGVKPIIIPAGVEVTIAEGNLVTVKGPKGTLTKQLSAELNIKKEENTIMVERPTDNKKHRSLHGLTRTLLDNMVVGVNTGFEKKLELKGVGYRAQKQGKKLVMNLGFSHPVEMEDPEGITVEAPNQTELIVKGIDKQLVGNYAAKIRAWRKPEPYKGKGIKYVDEVIRRKEGKTGKK from the coding sequence ATGTCAAGAATAGGTGTTAAGCCAATAATAATACCAGCAGGTGTTGAAGTTACTATAGCTGAAGGAAATTTAGTTACAGTAAAAGGTCCAAAGGGAACTTTAACTAAACAATTAAGTGCTGAGTTAAACATAAAAAAAGAAGAAAATACAATAATGGTTGAAAGACCAACTGATAATAAAAAACACAGATCTTTACACGGATTAACTAGAACTTTATTAGATAATATGGTTGTAGGTGTAAATACTGGTTTCGAAAAGAAATTAGAACTAAAAGGTGTTGGATACAGAGCTCAAAAACAAGGAAAGAAATTAGTTATGAACTTAGGTTTCTCTCATCCAGTTGAAATGGAAGATCCAGAAGGAATAACTGTTGAAGCTCCAAACCAAACTGAGTTAATAGTAAAAGGTATAGACAAGCAATTAGTAGGAAACTATGCTGCTAAAATAAGAGCTTGGAGAAAACCAGAGCCATACAAAGGTAAAGGTATAAAATACGTTGATGAAGTAATCAGACGTAAAGAAGGAAAAACTGGTAAAAAATAA
- the rpsH gene encoding 30S ribosomal protein S8 has protein sequence MTMTDPIADMLTRIRNANVVKHETVDVPASNMKKELARILLEEGFIRGYDVIEDGKQGIIRIQLKYGQEGERVITGLKKISKPGMRVYAANHEIPKVLNGLGISVISTSKGILTDKQARKENVGGEVICYVW, from the coding sequence ATGACAATGACAGATCCAATTGCAGATATGCTTACTCGTATAAGAAATGCTAATGTTGTTAAGCATGAAACTGTAGATGTTCCAGCTTCTAATATGAAGAAAGAATTAGCTAGAATCTTATTAGAAGAAGGTTTCATAAGAGGTTATGATGTTATAGAAGATGGGAAACAAGGTATCATAAGAATACAATTAAAGTACGGACAAGAAGGCGAAAGAGTTATAACAGGTCTTAAGAAAATATCTAAGCCTGGTATGAGAGTTTACGCTGCTAACCACGAAATACCAAAAGTATTAAATGGATTAGGAATATCAGTAATATCTACATCAAAAGGAATATTAACTGACAAGCAAGCTAGAAAAGAAAATGTTGGTGGAGAAGTAATCTGCTACGTTTGGTAA
- a CDS encoding type Z 30S ribosomal protein S14 encodes MARKAMVVKQQRKQKYATREYTRCTICGRPHSVLKKFGICRICFRELAYKGQIPGVRKASW; translated from the coding sequence GTGGCTAGAAAAGCGATGGTTGTTAAACAACAAAGAAAGCAAAAGTACGCTACTAGAGAATACACTAGATGTACTATATGCGGAAGACCGCATTCAGTTTTGAAAAAATTTGGTATATGCCGTATATGCTTTAGAGAATTAGCTTATAAAGGTCAAATACCTGGTGTTAGAAAAGCAAGCTGGTAG
- the rplE gene encoding 50S ribosomal protein L5, with amino-acid sequence MASRLQEKYMKEVAPALMEKFGYKNVMEIPKLNKIVINMGIGDARENPKGLEKGVEELEIISGQKPVITKARKSVANFKLREGMPIGTKVTLRADKMFYFMDKLVSVSLPRVRDFRGVNPNAFDGRGNYALGVKEQLIFPEIEYDKIDKVRGMDIIFVTTAKTDEEARELLKLLGMPFSK; translated from the coding sequence ATGGCTTCTAGATTACAAGAAAAATACATGAAAGAAGTTGCTCCTGCTTTAATGGAGAAATTTGGATATAAAAACGTAATGGAGATACCTAAGTTAAATAAAATAGTTATTAACATGGGTATAGGTGACGCTAGAGAAAATCCAAAAGGATTAGAAAAAGGCGTTGAAGAATTAGAAATAATATCAGGACAAAAGCCTGTTATAACTAAAGCTAGAAAATCTGTTGCTAACTTCAAACTAAGAGAAGGAATGCCAATAGGAACAAAAGTTACATTAAGAGCTGACAAAATGTTCTACTTTATGGACAAATTAGTATCAGTTTCTTTACCAAGAGTTAGAGACTTTAGAGGTGTTAACCCTAATGCTTTTGATGGTAGAGGAAACTATGCTTTAGGAGTTAAAGAACAATTAATATTCCCTGAAATAGAATATGATAAAATTGATAAAGTAAGAGGAATGGATATAATATTCGTTACTACAGCAAAAACTGACGAAGAAGCTCGTGAATTATTAAAATTATTAGGAATGCCATTTTCTAAGTAA
- the rplX gene encoding 50S ribosomal protein L24, which produces MRVKKGDTVVVIAGKDKGKKGSVLKVYPKADKVLVEGVNVITKHQKPSAMNQQGGIINKEAPIHISNVMPFDPETGKGVRVRYEVKDGTKVRVSAKSGKEL; this is translated from the coding sequence ATGCGTGTTAAAAAAGGTGACACTGTTGTAGTTATAGCAGGTAAAGATAAAGGTAAAAAAGGTTCAGTTTTAAAGGTATACCCTAAAGCTGATAAAGTATTAGTTGAAGGTGTAAACGTAATAACTAAACATCAAAAACCAAGTGCTATGAACCAACAAGGTGGAATAATAAACAAAGAAGCCCCAATACACATATCTAATGTAATGCCATTTGATCCTGAAACAGGAAAAGGCGTTAGAGTAAGATATGAAGTAAAAGATGGCACAAAAGTAAGAGTATCAGCAAAGAGCGGAAAAGAATTATAA
- the rplN gene encoding 50S ribosomal protein L14 — protein sequence MIQQESRLRVADNSGAKEILCIRVLGGSKRRYGNIGDVIVATVKSATPGGVVKKGKVVKAVIVRSKQGVRRNDGSYISFDENAAVIIKDDKTPVGTRIFGPVARELRDNEFMKIVSLAPEVL from the coding sequence ATGATACAACAAGAATCACGTCTAAGAGTTGCTGATAACTCAGGAGCTAAAGAAATTTTATGTATACGTGTTCTAGGCGGAAGTAAAAGAAGATATGGTAACATAGGCGACGTTATAGTTGCTACTGTTAAAAGTGCAACACCTGGTGGAGTTGTAAAAAAAGGTAAGGTTGTTAAAGCTGTTATAGTAAGAAGCAAACAAGGCGTAAGACGTAATGACGGAAGCTATATATCTTTTGATGAAAATGCTGCTGTTATAATAAAGGACGATAAAACTCCAGTAGGAACTCGTATATTCGGGCCTGTTGCTAGAGAGTTAAGAGATAATGAATTCATGAAAATAGTTTCTCTTGCTCCAGAAGTACTATAA
- the rpsQ gene encoding 30S ribosomal protein S17 codes for MERGRRKVRMGRVVSDKMDKTIVVAVEEFVRHPLYNKRVKRTKKFKAHDEKNICNIGDRVKIMETRPLSKDKRFRLVEVVEKVK; via the coding sequence ATGGAAAGAGGAAGAAGAAAAGTTAGAATGGGCCGTGTTGTTAGTGATAAGATGGATAAAACAATAGTAGTAGCTGTTGAAGAATTCGTACGTCATCCACTATATAATAAACGTGTTAAGAGAACTAAGAAATTTAAGGCTCATGATGAAAAGAATATATGTAACATCGGAGATAGAGTTAAAATAATGGAAACTAGACCTTTATCTAAAGATAAGAGATTCAGACTAGTTGAAGTTGTTGAGAAAGTTAAGTAG
- the rpmC gene encoding 50S ribosomal protein L29 → MKAKELRDLTSEELMNKLNDFKSELFSLRFQLATGQLENTARIKFVKKDIAKVKTVLAERKLYETRA, encoded by the coding sequence ATGAAAGCTAAAGAATTAAGAGATTTAACAAGCGAAGAGCTAATGAACAAATTAAACGACTTCAAAAGTGAATTATTTAGCTTAAGATTCCAATTAGCTACTGGTCAATTAGAAAATACAGCTAGAATAAAGTTTGTTAAGAAGGATATAGCAAAAGTTAAAACTGTTCTTGCTGAAAGAAAGTTATACGAAACTAGAGCTTAA